Part of the Thermococcus sp. 18S1 genome, AGGTTCGACAGGCTCATACTAGTTCCAGCGCCCGACGAAAAGGCAAGGCTTGAGATACTCAGGGTTCACACGAAGCGCGTACCCCTGGCGGGGGACGTCAACCTCAAGGAGCTCGCAAAGAAGACCGAGGGATACAGCGGTGCGGACATAGAGGCCCTCGTGAGGGAAGCGGCCCTGCTGGCGATGCGCAGGATAATGAGGGAGCTGCCTGCGGAGGCCGTCGAGGAGGAGAGCGAGGAGTTCCTTGAGAGGCTTAGGGTTTCAAAGAGGGACTTCGAGGCGGCCCTCAAGAAGGTGCGCCCGAGCATAACGCCCTACATGGTCGAGTACTATCAGAACTTCGACGAGAACAGGAGGAAGAGGGGCGGAAAGAAAACGGAAGGACCCGACTACTACACCTTCTGATTTCCCTCCTCTTTTTGGAAAAAGTTTTATACGTTGGTGCCCAAGAACTTACACGATTAAACCGAGGGGTGGCGAAAATGGTCAAGATAATGGCTTCCAAGCTTAGGGACGTGGAACTGATAACCGACACCGGTGTAAGGCTCGGCTGGGTCTATGACCTCAGCTTTGACGAGGAAACCGGCGATATTCTCGTGATAGTTGCCGAACCGGATGAGGACCTCGACACCAGCGAATTCGTCACGGATCACGAAGGTCTGCTCCTCATCCCCGTCAGCGCTGTTAAGAGCATCGGCGAGGTCATAATCATCGACTCAAGCAAACTCGCCGTCAAATCCAAGCTCAGAAGGCCGCCCTCCTCCGTGAAGGGCTCCGGGGAATCCTCCGGCCTCGGACAGTGATTCCCTCCTTTTCAATACCCATCGTACAGCCTCTCCGCAAGGAAGCGGGGCAGGCCCGCATCAAGTATCTTTCTTGCCGCTTCCTGAACGTCGTATTCCACCCTGCGGAACTCAACGTTATCTGGCGGCTCCCCATCGGTGTCGATCAGCGCGTAGGCCGCCCTCCAGTCTCCGTCCCTGGGCTGCCCTACGCCTCCGGGGTTGATGATCCTCCTGCCCCCCAGCACCCTCAGCATGGGCACGTGGGTGTGGCCGACTAGAAGGTCATCCTGACGGACGTAGCTCAGAACCGCTTTGAACTCCCCCTCCGGGAGCCATGGAAAGAGGTACTCGTCCAGCGGGGCCCTCGGGGAGCCGTGGATGAGGAGATAGCTCCGCCCAGCGTCGTCCGTAAAGAGCTGCCTCACAGGGAGCCTTCTGAGAAATTCAAGGTTTTCCACGGTCATAACGCGCTGGTGCCAGCGAACCGCCTGTCGCGCATAGGGGTTGAAGCCCCACTCCGCCCCGAAGGCGATGGCGTTGTCGTGGTTGCCACGGACGCAGAGGAAGGTTCTCTTCTCCATCCGCTCCCTCACGAACTCCACGACCTCGTTTGGCGAAGCCCCGTAGCCGACCAGGTCGCCCATGCACAGAACCGCGTCGGTCTTCCTTACCTCCTTCCACACCGCTTTCAGGGCCTCCAGGTTGGAGTGGATGTCCGAGATGAGGGCGATGAGCATGGGACCACCAGAACTCATGAATGCCCGAACTGTTATAAACCTTGGGCCGACTGAAATACGGCACAATATCGACAATTTAATAAATATTTGATATCATCATGTTTTGGGTGATCCCTCTGAAAAAACTTTGTGCTATAATGATTGGGGTCTTGGTTGCCATTTCCGTAATCTCCAGTTATTCATGGTACAAAACAGAAGATGACCTAAAAATCCTCAGGACGGTTCATGAAGAGAGCTGGAGCAAGGCATACCTGACGGCGACTCAGGATATCTACGAGCTCAGCTATATGGGCGAGGTGTTTGAAGGGCTCCTTGAGGAAAATGCTTCTGAAGATACCATAGTCGAATACGCCGGGGGATACTACCTGAGGGCAAGGCACGTCAGACAGATTTTTCTGTTCCTAAGTTACGAACTCACAGAAGGACATTCCAAGTATTACAAAATCGGAGAGGGGTTTGGACACCTTGAAGAGTTTTTCATAGACGTGCGCTCTGAGGTGGGAGTTGATAAAACCGAAACCATTCGGGAAAACATTGGAATCCTCAAAGAAATCTCACGCATAGTTAAAGAGCTCGGAGAATATGCCGATCCAAGGGATATCCCGCAGGAACTGGCCGATGAGCTGCTGAACGCAACCAGCGATTTAAAACTCATCTACGAGTAATCCCCGTGAAACTCAAAAACCAACACATCAAAATAAGAATGGGGCAGAGATGCCCTCACTTCTTCCTCTGTCTGGCCTTCCAGTTGCTCCACTTGTAGAGGGCCGCGAGGGACTTGATGGCCCTCTCCGGCTCCGGATAGGCCGGAATGCCCTCCTCGTTGAGCATGTCGATGGCTTCCTTGGCTTCTATGCCACCGACGATTGCAACGACGAGGGGCTTCTTCCTGCCGCTCTCGTTGTACTCGCGGATGACGATCTTGGCCAGGTCGCGCGGGTCGAGCACAGCAGTCTGGCAGTAGAGCACAGCCACGGCGTGCATGTTCGGGTTGGCGAGAGCGTCGCGAACAGCTCCCTCGTAGCTCTCCGCGCCGGCCATACCGGTGAGGTCAACCGGGTTCTTGTAGCTTCCGAAGGGCGGCATGTGGTTGGCGAAGACCTTGAGCTCCTCGAGGTCGTCGTAGAGGTGCAGTCCCTCCTCCTCGGCGGCATCGGTGGCCATAACTCCTATTCCACCGCCGTTGGTGAGGATGACGACGTTCTCTCCCTCGGGCTCCGGAAGGTTGCTCAGAGTCCTGGCCCAGTCGAAGGCCTCTCCAATGGTGAGGGCCCTGAGAACACCGCTCTGCTTGAAGGCGGCGGTGTAGATGCTGTCGGCACCGGCGAGCGAACCGGTGTGGGAAGCGGCTGCCTTGGCACCGCGCTCGCTCCTTCCGGCCTTGATGATGATAATCGGCTTCTCCATGCTGACCTCCCTGGCGACCTCCATGAAGCGCCTTCCGTCCTTGACGCCCTCCATGTAGATGAGGATGGCCTTGGTGTTGTCGTCCTCCTTGAAGAACTCGAGCAGGTCGGCGTCGTCTATATCGCTCTTGTTTCCGACGCTGACGACGGCCGAGAGACCAACCTTCTCGAGGATGGTCCAGCCCATGAGGGCTATTCCGAGAGCTCCGCTCTGGCTGATGAGGGCCAGGTTGCCCGGCATGACGTCAGTCGGGCCGAAGGTGGCGTTGAGCTTGTCCGGGGTGTAGACGACACCGAAGATGTTCGGACCGAGGATCCTCATGCCGTACTTGTGGGCGGTCTCGACTATCTGCCTCTCGACCTTCTTGCCCTCCTCACCGAGCTCGCCGAAGCCCGAGCTGATGATCGGGAGGACCTTAACACCCTTCTTTCCAGCCTCCTCGACGACCTGCGGGACGAACTTGGCCGGGACGATTATGACGGCCATGTCAACCTCGTCCGGAACGTCGAGGATGCTCTTGTAGGACTTGAACTTCTTCCCGTTTATCTCTATCTCAACACCCTTAACGTTGACCGGGTATATCTTGCCCTCGTAGCCGTACTCAACGAGGTTCTTCATAACAGCGTAGCCTATCTTGCCCGGCTTCTCCGAAGCGCCGATAACGGCGATGCTCTTCGGCCTGAAAAGTGCCTCAAGGTTCCTGTCCATCTCAATCACCTCACTCCGATGAGAGTCACATTTTCCCGTCCGTAAAAGCGGTTATAACTTTTCTCCTCTCTTTTTGACGATAGGAAACTCGACGGACGTTAAAGAACCAGAGGTTGGACACCGTTGATTCAGAACCCCGGGAACTTCGAAATACTTATTAGGTTCTTTGTCTAAATATATGGCCCAGGTGGTAACGTGCGGACTTTTGGAAACAGGATAGAGCGCAGAGCCCTCCGCCTGCTGAGCATTCTCTTCGACTTCGTCGTGATAGCCCTGGGCACCCTGACCATGCTCTACGTCGTCAGGATGATATGGGACCTCGCGGTAAACTCGCTTATCCATTTCGCTCCGGAAGACGCCCTCCAGGGCATAGTTCTCATCCTGATATTCCTTGAGATCTTCGAGATAATCGTCATGTACATCATCTACCATCACGTCCCGATGAAAAACGTCGTGGAAATCGGCGTGCTGGCGCTCGTGAAGGAACTCCTCATAACACTCGACCTCACGGAGCTCGGCTGGCAGGTGCTCTTCGGTATGGCAGCCCTTATAGCCGCGATGGGCTGGGTGTACACGCGGGAGAGGCAGCGGGAGGACAACTACAACCGGTTCCTCATAGAGCGGGGCATCACGGAGAAGGATGTGGACGACCTGACGAAGACCCTGGATGAGACAAAGGTATAGACAAACCCTAAATAGCCCCATGACTTTCTTTCTCCAAGGGGTGATCGTATGGGAGTACAGATAGGCGAGCTCGTTCCGAGGAAGGAGATAGAGCTGGAGAACCTCTACGGCAGAAAAGTTGCCATCGACGCGTTCAATGCCATATACCAGTTCCTTTCAACCATAAGACAGCGCGATGGAACGCCGCTCATGGACTCCCGCGGAAGGATAACCTCCCACCTGAGCGGCCTCTTCTACAGGAACATCAACCTTATGGAGGCAGGGATAAAGCCGGCGTACGTTTTCGACGGAAAGCCCCCGGAGTTCAAGAAGAAGGAGATAGAGAAGCGCCGCGAGGCGAGGGAAGAGGCCGAGGAGAAGTGGTACGAGGCTCTGGAGCGCGGCGACCTTGAGGAGGCCAAAAAGTACGCGATGCGCGCAACCAAGGTCAACGAGGGGCTGATAAACGACGCCAAGAGGCTCCTTGAGCTGATGGGAATTCCCGTAATTCAGGCGCCGAGCGAGGGTGAGGCCCAGGCCGCCTACATGGCCGCCAGGAAGAAGGTCTACGCTTCCGCGAGTCAGGACTATGACTCGCTTCTCTTTGGAGCCCCCAGACTGGTGAGGAACGTCACGATAACCGGCAGGAGAAAGCTCCCCGGAAAGAACGTCTATGTTGAGGTCAGGCCGGAGCTTATAGTTCTGGAGGAAGTTCTCAAGGAGCTCGGCATAGACCGGGAGAAGCTCATAGAGATGGCCATACTGGTCGGCACGGACTACAATCCCGGTGGAATAAAGGGCATCGGGCCCAAGAAGGCCCTCACCATAGTCAAGCGCAGCAAAGACCCGCTGAAGAAGTACAACAAGGACAGCGAGGTTGACCTCTACGCGATAAAGGAGTTCTTCCTGCACCCGCCGGCCACGGACGAATACGAGCTCAAGTGGCGCGAACCGGACGAGGAGGGAATCCTCAAGTTCCTCTGCGATGAGCACGACTTCAGCGAGGAGAGGGTGAAGAACGGTCTTGAGAGGCTGAAAAAGGCGGTAAAGGCGGGGAAACAGGCGACGCTGGAAAGCTGGTTCGGGAAGCGCTGACCCTTTTCTTTTCCTCAAACCGGAATCTTCAGGTTGAGCTTGTCCACAAGCTCCTTGTAGCGGTTTCTGACGGTGACCTCTGTGACGCGCGCTACCTCGGCCACCTCGCGCTGGGTTCTCTTCTCGTCCTCCAGCAGGCCGGCGATGTAGAGTGCAGCCGCGACCAGGCCGGCCGGGCTCTTTCCGCTTGTGAGTCCGCGGTCGTAGGCCTCCTCCAGTATCGCGATGGCCCTTCTTCTGACACGTTCGCTCATGCCGAGTTCGTCGGCGAACTTGTTGACGTAGTCGGTTGGCTTGACAAAGAGCTTCTTCGGAGTGAGGTTCAGGTTCCTGGCTATGAAGCGGAAGCTCCTTCCTATCTCCTTCTTGTCAACGCGGGATATGTCGGCTATCTCGTCGAGGGTTCTCGGAACCTTCAGAAGCCTGCAGGATGCGTAAACGCACGCCGCTATTACGCTTTCAATTGAACGGCCCCTTATAAGCCCCTTTCTCACGGCCTCACGGTAGAGCCTCGCGGCCTCCTCCTCGACGTGCCTCGGGAGCTTCAGCTGGGAGGCGATTCTATCCAGCTCACTCAGGGCAAAGGCCAGGTTACGCTCGGCGGCGTCGCTGACGCGGAGGCGGCTCTGCCACTTCCTGAGCCTGTACATCTTCTCACGCATCAGCCCGGAGAGGTTCCTGTCGATGCCGATGTCGGTTGAGAGTCCCTTGTCGTGAAGGAGAATGCTCTCAGGGGCTCCAACGCGGGCACGCTTCTCCCTCTGACTGGCGTCAAAAGCGCGCCACTCCGGTCCCGTATCAACGACGTTTTCCTCAATAACGTAACCGCAAACCTTACAGATTATCTCGCCCCTACCCGGGTCGTATATGAACTCCGTCGAGCCGCAGACCGGGCAAACCCTACGATTGCTCACTCCAACACCCCCAACCGGCCGGCTATTTTATATAGCCCTTATAAACCTTCGCCTTTTTTAACCACGTAGCGGAGTAACCAGGCGAGGTCCTCGCGCTTGAAGGTTATCCGCTCCAGAACCCGGACGTCCCAGTCCTCCTCAACGATGTTCGCGTAAATCCAGAGGAAAACGGGGTCGTCGTCGGTTCCAACGTGGAGGTTGCGGTAGAGAAGATCGACCGTCCCGTCCTTGTTCTTCTTAACCGAGACGGCCTTCCAGGTGTCCAGACTAACCTCTCCCTTTTCGTCAAGGATATCCACTATCTGCTTGGCGTCCATTGGGTCACCTTCCGGGCTCACCACTTAATCGTGTAGTCCCTGCGCGTTCTCTCGTCTATTTGCGCCAGAATCCTCTTGAGCTTGGCGTCGTCGATGGGCTCCCTTATCTGGCCCGCCTGATAGAGCTGAACCAGAACGAGCTCAACCTGTCTCGCAAGCTCTGGCTTGACGAGCTTAACCCTGCCGAGCCTCTCCCTGGCCTCGGGGGTGAGAATTCTCCGCATTATGGCATCGAGCTGGGCCTCAAGCTCCATCTCCTGCCTCAAAGCCTCCTCCTGGGCCTTCTGCTGTTCAAGATACTTCTTCTGGAGTTCCATGAGTTTGCGCTTCCTGATTTCCTCTATGTCCTCAGCCATGGCCCTCACCTCCGGGTTAAGATTGGGGAGGGGGTTAAAAGGCTTTGCGTTTCAGGGCCTCATCTTCTCCTCAGGGTCAGGATGAGAACCGCCACCCCGAGGATGGCCACCACAAGCCACACCGCCGTTTTAAAGCCCCCAAAGGGTTCAGAGCCGTCAGAACATTGGGGATATCTGAAATCGACCAGCTTGGGCCAGGAGGATGAGGACCACGTATGAGCGGGTTCTAGGAAGGTATACTCCGTGAGACGTTCGCCGCGATAGAAGAGCAATGGAACTTCCGAGGGGTTCTCAATGGGAGTCGAGCTGTTGTCTAAGTGGTGACCGGAAACATAGTAGATGAGCACTCCACCGGCGACCGGAACTGCGGCGAGATGCTCAATGTCTTGCATGGAGTAGTATTCCTCCAGCTCCGCGATGGGTATCTCGTACCGCTCTCCGGTACCCTCAACCACGAGGCTTTGACCGGAGATGCTGACGTTGAACTTGGGTGGAACGTAAGAGACGTGCTCCCCTGCGGGCTCGTTTACCCCAAAGAAAGCGTCTTCGGTAACGTGGTAAACCTCGAACGTCCCGTTGCGGTGGGCAACGTAAACGTCCGGGGGATTGAGCCTCATACTTCCGGAATCCTGACGGAGCTCGCCCAGCGTGCGAACGCATTTCTCTCCAGGCATGAACCAGAACAGGTGGGTGCCGTTGAAGACGAGCCAAGCGTTGGCGGGCAGATCCGGGGAACCTGGAGGTACAAAGGCGACCGGCAAGTCCTCGGCGTATCCTGATCTCCCAACGTATCTCAGAGAGCTGCCGTTGAAGTGGTAGATATCAATCCAAGCGGAGACCGGTGAGGATGGACAGCACGGCCCAGTTCCGGGGCACCGGCACTGATGGTCATAGAGCCACCAAGTGGCCAGCAGGAAAGCGTCCTCGCCGTTGGAGATGACCGTTATGGAGCCCAGACGGAACTCTCCGGCACTCGCAAGAGGGAGGATGAGCAGATACAGCACAGCAAGAACCGTGAGGGTTTTTCTCAGCGGCATATCCTCACCTGATGTAGCGTTCTGAGTATCAACCGGAACCCATAGAAAAATTCAAGGCAGTGCTAAAAACATTTCCTGGCATAGAAAGCCCGCAGAAGGGGACAGAGGTTTGAAAAAAGGCCGAGCTCAGTACTTCTTGAGCTCGGGAATCTGCTCCTCAAGCTCCTTCTTGAGCTCGGTGGCGATCTTGTCGAGGAAGCTCTGTCCCTGCGGGGTGACGGTCCTTCCCTCACCCGGAACCTTCTGGACAAAGCCGGCGGCCTCGAGCTGCTGGAGGGCCTTCCTGATGATGCTTCCTCCGGCCTTGTAGAAGTGCTCCGGGGCGTGACCGCGGTTCTTCCTGCCGCCGTACCAGGTCCTGAGTCTCTCGATGCCGACCGGGCCGTCGACGTAGACCTTCCTGAAGACGCTGGCGACCCTGTAGTACCACCAGTCGTCCTGCTCCGGGATCCTCTCCTTGTGCCTGCCGGTCTTGACGAACGGGGCCCACTCGGGCGGCTTTATGGCCTCTATCTCCTTGAGTTTCTGCGCAACCCTCTCAACGAGCAAATCACCGGGAACGTCGTAAACAGTCGCCATCCTTCAATCCCTCCCCTTCTTGAATTTCCTCCTGAATTGAGCGATATCGAGCTTGACTTTCTTAACGGGCTTCTCCTCCCGCTTTTCCTTCGAAAGCTCCTTTCTCTGGAGCTTCCTTAAATACTTTTCCCAACCTTCCCTCGGTTTGAACAATATAAACCTTTTGCCGCGCACGTCGATGAGTTCGCTGTCGGTCATTTCCGCGACTTTTCTGGCCAGGGCCTGCCTGTCGAGTCCAGTGTTGATAAGGGCGCCCTTCCTTATCTCGACCTTGAGGATGCCGTCCTTCTCCAGCTGAGTCTTTATCTCTTCGATGACACCCTCATCAAGCCCTCGCTTGCCTATCC contains:
- a CDS encoding 30S ribosomal protein S19e is translated as MATVYDVPGDLLVERVAQKLKEIEAIKPPEWAPFVKTGRHKERIPEQDDWWYYRVASVFRKVYVDGPVGIERLRTWYGGRKNRGHAPEHFYKAGGSIIRKALQQLEAAGFVQKVPGEGRTVTPQGQSFLDKIATELKKELEEQIPELKKY
- the fen gene encoding flap endonuclease-1 translates to MGVQIGELVPRKEIELENLYGRKVAIDAFNAIYQFLSTIRQRDGTPLMDSRGRITSHLSGLFYRNINLMEAGIKPAYVFDGKPPEFKKKEIEKRREAREEAEEKWYEALERGDLEEAKKYAMRATKVNEGLINDAKRLLELMGIPVIQAPSEGEAQAAYMAARKKVYASASQDYDSLLFGAPRLVRNVTITGRRKLPGKNVYVEVRPELIVLEEVLKELGIDREKLIEMAILVGTDYNPGGIKGIGPKKALTIVKRSKDPLKKYNKDSEVDLYAIKEFFLHPPATDEYELKWREPDEEGILKFLCDEHDFSEERVKNGLERLKKAVKAGKQATLESWFGKR
- the acs gene encoding acetate--CoA ligase alpha subunit, producing the protein MDRNLEALFRPKSIAVIGASEKPGKIGYAVMKNLVEYGYEGKIYPVNVKGVEIEINGKKFKSYKSILDVPDEVDMAVIIVPAKFVPQVVEEAGKKGVKVLPIISSGFGELGEEGKKVERQIVETAHKYGMRILGPNIFGVVYTPDKLNATFGPTDVMPGNLALISQSGALGIALMGWTILEKVGLSAVVSVGNKSDIDDADLLEFFKEDDNTKAILIYMEGVKDGRRFMEVAREVSMEKPIIIIKAGRSERGAKAAASHTGSLAGADSIYTAAFKQSGVLRALTIGEAFDWARTLSNLPEPEGENVVILTNGGGIGVMATDAAEEEGLHLYDDLEELKVFANHMPPFGSYKNPVDLTGMAGAESYEGAVRDALANPNMHAVAVLYCQTAVLDPRDLAKIVIREYNESGRKKPLVVAIVGGIEAKEAIDMLNEEGIPAYPEPERAIKSLAALYKWSNWKARQRKK
- a CDS encoding PRC-barrel domain-containing protein, whose protein sequence is MVKIMASKLRDVELITDTGVRLGWVYDLSFDEETGDILVIVAEPDEDLDTSEFVTDHEGLLLIPVSAVKSIGEVIIIDSSKLAVKSKLRRPPSSVKGSGESSGLGQ
- a CDS encoding phosphate-starvation-inducible PsiE family protein; its protein translation is MRTFGNRIERRALRLLSILFDFVVIALGTLTMLYVVRMIWDLAVNSLIHFAPEDALQGIVLILIFLEIFEIIVMYIIYHHVPMKNVVEIGVLALVKELLITLDLTELGWQVLFGMAALIAAMGWVYTRERQREDNYNRFLIERGITEKDVDDLTKTLDETKV
- a CDS encoding DNA-binding protein, which produces MAEDIEEIRKRKLMELQKKYLEQQKAQEEALRQEMELEAQLDAIMRRILTPEARERLGRVKLVKPELARQVELVLVQLYQAGQIREPIDDAKLKRILAQIDERTRRDYTIKW
- a CDS encoding metallophosphoesterase; protein product: MLIALISDIHSNLEALKAVWKEVRKTDAVLCMGDLVGYGASPNEVVEFVRERMEKRTFLCVRGNHDNAIAFGAEWGFNPYARQAVRWHQRVMTVENLEFLRRLPVRQLFTDDAGRSYLLIHGSPRAPLDEYLFPWLPEGEFKAVLSYVRQDDLLVGHTHVPMLRVLGGRRIINPGGVGQPRDGDWRAAYALIDTDGEPPDNVEFRRVEYDVQEAARKILDAGLPRFLAERLYDGY
- a CDS encoding YhbY family RNA-binding protein, coding for MEKRLPGKVRRAVRARYYDIPPRAWIGKRGLDEGVIEEIKTQLEKDGILKVEIRKGALINTGLDRQALARKVAEMTDSELIDVRGKRFILFKPREGWEKYLRKLQRKELSKEKREEKPVKKVKLDIAQFRRKFKKGRD
- a CDS encoding transcription initiation factor IIB, which codes for MSNRRVCPVCGSTEFIYDPGRGEIICKVCGYVIEENVVDTGPEWRAFDASQREKRARVGAPESILLHDKGLSTDIGIDRNLSGLMREKMYRLRKWQSRLRVSDAAERNLAFALSELDRIASQLKLPRHVEEEAARLYREAVRKGLIRGRSIESVIAACVYASCRLLKVPRTLDEIADISRVDKKEIGRSFRFIARNLNLTPKKLFVKPTDYVNKFADELGMSERVRRRAIAILEEAYDRGLTSGKSPAGLVAAALYIAGLLEDEKRTQREVAEVARVTEVTVRNRYKELVDKLNLKIPV